CGATCGCCGGTCCGTACGCGTCGGGGACCAGCCCCGTGAGGTACCAGCCGACTGCAATCAGGGCGGCCAGCACCGCCGTCCCCATCGCGACCGCGCCGGCGCCGCCGATCCCGAACCGGACGGCGATCGTTCGCTTACCGACGGCTCGATCGGCCGCGTAGTCGGGCACCCCCGCAAGCGTGATCGACGGGAAGACGGCCAGCAGGAACGGGACGCCGAGCAGCCACGGCTCCGGCTCCCGCCACGAGCCGCCGAGGACGAGGAACCCGATCAACAGCACGCCGATGCTGTGGGTCCAGGCGACGGTCACCTCGCCGAGCGTTCGATACGACAGTTCCAGTGGCGGGGCGGTGTAACCGAGCGACAGCACCGCGAGCACGGCCACCGCACTCGCCGTCGCGACCGTCGAGCCAGCGCCGGCGGCTACCGCAATTATACCGAACCCGGTCGCGAGCACCAGCGTCACACCGATCCCGGTCCGAAGTTCGCGAACCGAGAGCGCGTCGTCGACCAGCACCTGCGACCCGCCCGTGAACGGCCCGGCGAACGTGTTCTGTCGATCAGTCTCGTAATCGTAGTACTCGTTGCTCAACACCGTCGCCGCCTCGAGGAAGAACAAGAACCCAAATCCCAGCCAGTACACCCCCGAATCAAAGACGTCGCTCGAGTTGCCCGCAGCCAGCGCGCCGATCGTGTAGGCGAGGCAGGCCATCGGGTAGAACTGCAGTCGGAGCGCGCCGAGCCACGTCTTCGCTTTGCGTGTCGCTCGGGCCGTTCGGGACTCCGGGCCCGTTGCCAGAGTTCGTCCCCGCTCTCTGGCCCGTTCCAGCCAGCCCTCGCGCTCCTCGAGCGTCGAGGACTCGATCGGCCCCAGTTCCGTCACCCGCGTCGTTCGCACGCCGGCGTAGCCCAGCGTGGCGCGTTTGACGGCGTTGGTCCCCGGTTGGCGGTAGATCCAGCGATAGACCCACGGCGGCATATCCATCGTGACGAGCAACTCGGCCGTCTTGTCGTCGAGCAACTCGGCGTGACCCGCGCCCTCGCCCTCGTCGTACTCCGCGAAGGCGAAGCCGGGTTCGAAGACGCGGTCGAAAAAGCCCTTGAGTCGGGCGGGCATCGTCCCCCACCAGTTCGGGTAGACGAAGGCGAGGTGGTCCGCCCACCCGATCAGCCGCTGGGCGGCCCGCAGGTCGTCCTCCAGGTGCTGGTCGGTCGGGCTCTCGGCCCGGACGTCAGGATCGAACTCGAGATCGGCGACGGCGAGAGATCGAACCTCGACGCCGGCCTCTTCGGCCCCCTCACGGTAGGCGTCCGCCAGCGCGCCACAGAAGCTCTCGGTCCGGGGATGGCCCAGAATACAGAGGACGTTCACTGCGTTGCCGACGATTCAACGATCCGAGTAATATAGTTGATCCGTCGTTGCCGGCTGCGAAGCCGCGGTCGTCGCCGAGTCGCCGTCTCAGAGGGATTATCGTAGATGTTTACAGTTTCCCGGCGAAGAACCGAGACGCGGTACAGAAGAACGGGTTCCGAGATCGCCGGTTGGCTACGATACCCCCCTTTCAGTCGACCAGTTCGATCGCGTCGTCACCGTTCGGCACGGCACAGAGGAACGCTCCGGGCTCGTCGCCTTCGTTTCGGTACCAGTGGACGGTCCCGCCGGGGATAAGCAGCGAGTCGCCCGCGGCGACCTCGTACTCCTCGTTGCCGATACCTACTGTGTACTCGCCCTCGAGGACGTACTGTTCGTGTTCGACCTCGTTCGTGTGTTCGGGCACTTCGGCCCCGGCCTCGAGGACGAACCGTCGGATCGCGAAGTTCGGCGCGCCGTGGTCGTCGCTGATCAGGACGCCCTTCTCGAGGCCGTCGGCGGCGCTCACGGATTCGTAGTCGATGTCGTTGCTGCGGCGGATTACCGGCTCGGGTTCGGCTGTCGATTCGGCCATGCCCGTCAGTGGGCGCTGGAGCCACTAAACGTTCACCGGGTCCGCTACCGCGGGAGGGCGCTGTCGCTTGTCGGTGTAAAATACTGTTCTGAAGTGCCGATACCTCCGCGAATTCCGATTTACAGGCGCTCGACGTTCGTCGCGCGCGGGCCCTTGGGGGCCTGCTCGATGTCGAACTCGAGTTCCTGTCCTTCCTCAAGGTCCGGGCCGCCGATGTCTTCCATGTGGAAGAACACGTCGTCGTCCGCGTCCTCAGTCTCGATGAATCCGTAGCCGCCAGTGTCGTTGAAGAAATCAACGGTTCCTTTCGCCATTGCTTCTAAAGAGAGTGCTCCGATATGCATAAAGGCTGCGACTCAATGTATTCGTCCGGTATGCCCCCTGTACTGGGCACATACTTCCTGTTTGGCAAACTCCTTTCGGTCACTCACAGCTCGTTTCGCTCCTCGAGTCGGTGGACCGCCACGGAGACGAAAAACACCAGCATGAACACGAAAAAGCCGACGACGAGTCCGCCGAGTTCAATCGCGCCGATGCCGCTCGGGTTGACCATCGCGAGGACTGCTAGCGCCAGGAGGAAGACGAGGATCGTAAAGACGCCGACGGCGTAGTAGAAGCCGGTGTCCGACTCGAGGAGCTCCCGCATAGGAGAGCGTTCCACCGCGGCCGGGAAAACGCTACCGGCAGCGGATCGCCCGACTAACTACGGTTCGAAGCGTCGATCGACGACTCCAACCGCCCTCAGTAGAGCAGACTGCGCGTCGCTTCCGCGTACTCGTCCGGGATCTCTGCAGCGATCGCCTCGGGGTTCGTCTCGCCGTTGACGTTGACCAGATACGCACGCCCGTGTTCGTCGCCGTAGATCCCCTGGAAGTCGTAGACGAAGCCGTAGACATCGATGTCGTCCGGGACGTCGTCGGACTCGCGGAGGAACGTCGCCTGATAGTCGACGTTGTACTCGACGAGCTGGTTGATTACGGTCTCCTCGTCGGCGTCGGTGTCGATCAGGTCGCTCTCGAGGGCGTCCTCGACCACGGGGCGGAGCATCTCGACCCACTTGTCGACGCCTCGTGGACCGGGGAGCTCACCACCAGTTGCAGCGTGGTACGCGGCGGTAACGGCCCCGCAGCCGGTGTGACCGACGACGGCGGCGACGTCGGTGTCGGCGTGGTGGATCGGGTACAGCAGGCCGCCGTCGACGATTCGCTCGCCGTCGTCCTCGTCCCAGACCTGGTTGCCGATGTTGCTCGGGGTGAACACCGTTCCCGGGTCGTCGACGCCCCACATCCGTTCTTGTGGGACTCGCGAGTCCGAACAGCAGACGGTGACGACGTCGGGATGTTGTCCCGCCTGTACCGCGTCGAAGTACGTGCCGGGCAGGCCGTCGACGTGACGCTCGTTTCCGGCTAGCAACTCGTTGAGAACGTCGTGATCCATACTGTACTGATGACGGATAACCGCCAAAACGTTTCCTTTCGGGTCGGGATTTGTGAGGGTCCCAAAAGGGGCCGGTTCCCCATTATCGAAATCTGGTCGCGGTTCGAGTCGTGTACTCGAGTCCGAATCTAACGAACGAAACGTCCGACCGGTTCCGGGACACCAATATTAACCTACCGTCCCCACCCATTGGGGGTATGGCAGAAACCAGACAGTGGCAGCTCGCGAGCCGTCCGGTCGGCGAACCGACCCACGACAACTTCGAACTCGTCACCGTCGACCGGCCCGAACCCGGCCCGAACGAGGTACTGATCAAGACGCTCTACCAGTCCGTCGACCCCTACATGCGCGGCCGGATGCGCGACGCGGAGTCTTACGCAGAGCCGTGGGACGTCGGCGATCCGATGCAGGCCAGCGTCGTCGGGAAGGTCCTCGAGTCCAACAGCAGTCGGTTCGCAGAGGGCGATTTCGTCACCGGCGAT
Above is a window of Natronorubrum tibetense GA33 DNA encoding:
- a CDS encoding NAD(P)H-dependent oxidoreductase, whose amino-acid sequence is MNVLCILGHPRTESFCGALADAYREGAEEAGVEVRSLAVADLEFDPDVRAESPTDQHLEDDLRAAQRLIGWADHLAFVYPNWWGTMPARLKGFFDRVFEPGFAFAEYDEGEGAGHAELLDDKTAELLVTMDMPPWVYRWIYRQPGTNAVKRATLGYAGVRTTRVTELGPIESSTLEEREGWLERARERGRTLATGPESRTARATRKAKTWLGALRLQFYPMACLAYTIGALAAGNSSDVFDSGVYWLGFGFLFFLEAATVLSNEYYDYETDRQNTFAGPFTGGSQVLVDDALSVRELRTGIGVTLVLATGFGIIAVAAGAGSTVATASAVAVLAVLSLGYTAPPLELSYRTLGEVTVAWTHSIGVLLIGFLVLGGSWREPEPWLLGVPFLLAVFPSITLAGVPDYAADRAVGKRTIAVRFGIGGAGAVAMGTAVLAALIAVGWYLTGLVPDAYGPAIVLSVPHALGICWLLRRRLDEAAGAQRIDGLMIASLSYIAWFAVVPLYGLL
- a CDS encoding carbonic anhydrase, whose translation is MDHDVLNELLAGNERHVDGLPGTYFDAVQAGQHPDVVTVCCSDSRVPQERMWGVDDPGTVFTPSNIGNQVWDEDDGERIVDGGLLYPIHHADTDVAAVVGHTGCGAVTAAYHAATGGELPGPRGVDKWVEMLRPVVEDALESDLIDTDADEETVINQLVEYNVDYQATFLRESDDVPDDIDVYGFVYDFQGIYGDEHGRAYLVNVNGETNPEAIAAEIPDEYAEATRSLLY
- a CDS encoding cold-shock protein, with amino-acid sequence MAKGTVDFFNDTGGYGFIETEDADDDVFFHMEDIGGPDLEEGQELEFDIEQAPKGPRATNVERL
- a CDS encoding cupin domain-containing protein gives rise to the protein MAESTAEPEPVIRRSNDIDYESVSAADGLEKGVLISDDHGAPNFAIRRFVLEAGAEVPEHTNEVEHEQYVLEGEYTVGIGNEEYEVAAGDSLLIPGGTVHWYRNEGDEPGAFLCAVPNGDDAIELVD